Within the Vagococcus carniphilus genome, the region TTAATTTACTATGGACAATATTAGCTGAAGCAAGCAAAGCTAAAGGAACCGAAACAATCGCACCTACTAGTGAGCCCAATAAGGACATTTTTATCGTATCAAAAAGAGGTGCCCAGACACGATCTAAAAAAGATAAATCAGGTGGAAACATTCCTTTTAAAATAACGAAAAATTGATCTCCACGTGTAGCCAGAGCATAGAAGTCAAACTTTGTCACCTTCATAGAAATCACAGTGAAAATAAGAATAATCAAAGTGATTAAAGGAACAAGAGATGGTTTTTCAACAACTGTTTTACCGTTAGATAAAGTAATCTTCTTTCCTTTCCAAATTGAATTCATTTTATTTTCCTTCCTCACTATCTTTCAAGTATATTTCATCTAAAACATCTTGAGTAACATTTTCAGATGGTCCATCATAAACAATTTCGCCTTTTCTAATACCAATCACACGATCTGCATACTCCAACGCTAAATCCACATGATGAATGTTAATCAAAACGGAAATATTGAGATCTTTGTTAATACGTTTAAAATCGTCCATAACAATTTTTGCTGTTACAGGATCAAGAGCTGCAACTGGTTCATCTGCAAGAATAACTTCTGGTTTACGAGCTAATGTTCTAGCAAGAGCAACACGTTGTTGCTGGCCACCTGATAGTTGATCAACACGTGTATAGGCTTTATCTAAGATACCAACATTGTCTAGGCTTTCTAAACCAGTAACTTTGGCTTCTTCTGGAAATATACCTAATATTCGTCTCCACCAAGATAATTCAGGTACAGAAGAAATCATTACATTTTTCAGAACTGTTGCACGAGTGATTAAATTAAATGACTGAAAAATCATTCCGATTGTTTTTCTGAAATCTCGAACTTCTTTTCCTTTAATGTTCTTTACATCCGTTCCATTAACAGTAAGAGTTCCATCAGTGATGTCATGCATTCGATTGATACAACGAATTAATGTAGATTTACCAGCTCCTGACAAACCAATTATTGCTACAAACTCCCCTTGCTCAATCTCTAAGTTAATATCTTTTAGTCCCACATAACCATTAGGGTATGTTTTTTGGACGTTTTCAAATTTAATCATAATATCCCTTTCTTAAAAATAAACTGCTACCATCCTAAGACAGTAACAGTTCATTCTTCTCTATTAAATAGTTTCGTTATTATTTTGATTCTTGAATTAGTTTTTGAGCTTTACGTTCGTTATCATAATCTTTAGAATCAGCAGTTTTATATCCTTCATGGCTATAAATGCTAATTACTTTTTTACCTTCTTCAGTTTTACCAATATTGATAAAGGCATTTTGTAAAGCTTTTTTCAAATCATCATCCATAACTTTAGAATTTTTACTTACTGAAATTGTATCATTATAAATTGCTGGAGTTACACCAATTACATTAGTTTCATCCCAAATACCTGTTTCGCGGTTATACTCTTTTGTCCAGTTTTCTTCAAAATCACGACGAGCGTCAGCATAAGCTAATACAACATCCACTTGACCTGAAGCTAAACGGGCAAATGCGCTACCGTAAGAATCAGATTGAACAATATTTTTTAGTTCTGATAAGTTTTTATCATAATTTTCTTTTAACCAAAGGCTTGGATAGATATAGCCTGCTGGTGAAGAAGAACTCATAACACTCCATGAAGCGCCATTCAAATCATCCCATGATAATTTTTTTCCAGAATTAACTTTTTCTGATAATTCTTTACCTTTTGAAGAAGGTCCAGCAATCATTAAAGCACGATAAGATTCTGTTTGTTTATCTGTTGGTTTTGTTGGTTTGTTATCATTCCAGTTTTTTGCTTCATCTGAATCAATTGATAATCCAGCACGTGTTGCCGTTAACAAAACGTCTGCTCCATCATCATATAAAACATAAGTTCCACCAGGAATAAAACCAACATCAAGTGTTCCTGATGATAGAGATTCCCCAACTGCTTCAAAATTAGTACCCACAGTTATATCGATGTTTTTAACATCATAACCTTCTTTTTTCAACTCTTTTT harbors:
- the phnC gene encoding phosphonate ABC transporter ATP-binding protein, producing the protein MIKFENVQKTYPNGYVGLKDINLEIEQGEFVAIIGLSGAGKSTLIRCINRMHDITDGTLTVNGTDVKNIKGKEVRDFRKTIGMIFQSFNLITRATVLKNVMISSVPELSWWRRILGIFPEEAKVTGLESLDNVGILDKAYTRVDQLSGGQQQRVALARTLARKPEVILADEPVAALDPVTAKIVMDDFKRINKDLNISVLINIHHVDLALEYADRVIGIRKGEIVYDGPSENVTQDVLDEIYLKDSEEGK
- a CDS encoding phosphate/phosphite/phosphonate ABC transporter substrate-binding protein; this translates as MFKKVFKYAGVLALAATLTACGGKSEGDKNADGSKSIDKLSVGFVPSRDPEEIVSATDPLKDLMKKELKKEGYDVKNIDITVGTNFEAVGESLSSGTLDVGFIPGGTYVLYDDGADVLLTATRAGLSIDSDEAKNWNDNKPTKPTDKQTESYRALMIAGPSSKGKELSEKVNSGKKLSWDDLNGASWSVMSSSSPAGYIYPSLWLKENYDKNLSELKNIVQSDSYGSAFARLASGQVDVVLAYADARRDFEENWTKEYNRETGIWDETNVIGVTPAIYNDTISVSKNSKVMDDDLKKALQNAFINIGKTEEGKKVISIYSHEGYKTADSKDYDNERKAQKLIQESK